The following are encoded in a window of Polynucleobacter sp. AP-Kolm-20A-A1 genomic DNA:
- the secE gene encoding preprotein translocase subunit SecE, with amino-acid sequence MSQQTVSHSEEKSSWVSGLAALIVVAALVLYYTLIDQSLLVRLAVLFGGIAVAVLIVAISPDGRRFIAYAKDSWYEVKKVVWPTRKETTQMTLVVFGFVLIMSLFLWFADKLIEWLVFSVFLGWK; translated from the coding sequence ATGTCTCAACAAACAGTTAGTCACTCTGAAGAAAAGAGCAGCTGGGTCTCCGGACTCGCTGCTTTAATCGTCGTTGCAGCGCTAGTCCTGTACTACACGCTGATCGATCAATCTTTGCTGGTGCGCTTGGCAGTTTTGTTTGGCGGCATTGCGGTTGCGGTTTTGATTGTGGCGATTTCACCGGATGGGCGTCGTTTTATCGCCTATGCAAAAGATTCTTGGTATGAAGTAAAAAAGGTTGTTTGGCCGACTCGTAAAGAGACGACCCAGATGACTCTAGTCGTATTTGGCTTTGTTCTGATCATGTCCCTGTTTTTATGGTTCGCAGACAAATTAATTGAATGGCTAGTTTTTTCAGTCTTTTTGGGCTGGAAGTGA
- a CDS encoding GNAT family N-acetyltransferase, with amino-acid sequence MHNKKAINHLPVKPYTAGQAVPVRELHAGYRQEILDHLLQLNEEDRRLRFGTQTPDEVIAHYVECLDFNRDVLFGVFDLDLKLIGMAHLAYLPEIKGQARAAEFGVSVLPEGRAQGLGTALLQRSAVHSRNTRIETLYVHCLSNNKAMMHLAQKAGMRVEYAYGDADAYLTLPPASPATIVEEAANEQWADLDYALKEGLKRSNQAWWWLLGRPGMAR; translated from the coding sequence ATGCACAATAAAAAAGCGATTAATCACTTACCTGTCAAGCCATATACGGCAGGGCAGGCTGTGCCCGTCCGCGAACTTCATGCCGGGTATCGTCAGGAAATATTAGATCATTTACTTCAACTAAATGAAGAAGATAGACGCCTTCGTTTCGGCACCCAAACACCGGATGAGGTCATTGCGCACTATGTAGAGTGCCTTGATTTCAATAGGGACGTGCTTTTTGGTGTGTTTGATCTTGACCTCAAGCTGATTGGCATGGCCCATTTGGCTTATTTGCCCGAGATTAAGGGTCAGGCACGCGCTGCTGAATTTGGTGTTTCCGTATTGCCAGAAGGCCGTGCCCAGGGCCTTGGAACCGCTTTATTACAACGCTCAGCGGTTCATTCGCGCAATACTCGTATTGAAACGCTCTATGTTCATTGCCTATCTAACAACAAGGCCATGATGCATTTGGCACAAAAGGCCGGCATGCGCGTTGAATATGCTTATGGCGATGCTGATGCCTACCTCACGTTACCGCCAGCAAGCCCAGCAACCATCGTTGAAGAAGCTGCAAACGAACAATGGGCAGACTTAGATTACGCTTTAAAAGAAGGCCTCAAACGCTCCAATCAAGCGTGGTGGTGGCTCTTAGGCAGACCGGGAATGGCTCGTTAA
- a CDS encoding MBL fold metallo-hydrolase, with translation MPIKLGIVPVTPYEQNCSILVCQETGDAAVVDPGGDIEKILAGVEQMCGRVKKILLTHGHLDHCAAAKDLADQLGVPIEGPQEDERFWIDQLPEQTVRFGFGHAKVFEPDRWLNNGDHVQVGNVDLEVFHCPGHTPGHVVFFDKEDRLAIVGDVLFAGSIGRTDFPRGNHADLINAIKSKLWPLGDDVQFVPGHGPMSTFGQERKTNPYVGDGA, from the coding sequence ATGCCAATCAAATTAGGAATAGTCCCTGTTACGCCTTATGAGCAAAACTGCTCTATTTTGGTTTGCCAAGAAACCGGAGATGCTGCTGTAGTGGACCCGGGCGGGGATATTGAAAAGATCCTTGCAGGCGTTGAGCAGATGTGCGGCAGGGTTAAAAAAATCTTACTGACACATGGCCACCTAGATCATTGCGCAGCTGCTAAAGATTTGGCTGATCAGTTAGGCGTGCCTATTGAGGGACCTCAGGAAGATGAGCGTTTCTGGATTGATCAATTGCCTGAGCAAACAGTTCGCTTTGGTTTTGGACATGCCAAAGTTTTTGAGCCCGATCGCTGGTTAAATAATGGCGATCATGTGCAGGTTGGCAATGTGGATCTTGAGGTATTCCACTGTCCTGGCCACACTCCTGGTCATGTCGTATTTTTTGATAAAGAAGATCGGCTCGCGATTGTTGGCGATGTCCTATTTGCTGGCTCGATTGGCAGAACAGATTTTCCGCGCGGCAATCACGCAGACTTAATTAATGCGATCAAATCAAAGTTATGGCCCTTAGGCGACGATGTGCAATTCGTTCCGGGTCATGGACCAATGTCGACGTTTGGCCAGGAGCGAAAAACCAATCCCTATGTCGGGGATGGCGCTTAA
- a CDS encoding phosphoheptose isomerase, translating to MEKNTTERLRQRASQHFLDSIAVKQEAEKILPELVAQGVLAMVDCLRAGGKVMACGNGGSAADAQHFAAELIGRFERERQELAAIALTTDSSILTAVGNDYSYDEVFSKQVRGLGKKGDILLGISTSGNSKNVIRAIEAAKKMGIKIIALTGNGGGKIAQLLDKDDVHLCAPSTRTARIQETHLVLLHALCDGVDHILLD from the coding sequence ATGGAAAAAAATACTACTGAACGATTGCGCCAGCGCGCTTCCCAGCATTTTTTAGATAGCATTGCCGTCAAGCAAGAGGCTGAAAAAATTCTTCCAGAATTGGTGGCACAGGGCGTGCTTGCAATGGTGGATTGTTTGCGTGCGGGCGGCAAGGTGATGGCTTGCGGAAATGGCGGCTCAGCTGCCGATGCGCAGCACTTTGCAGCAGAACTTATTGGGCGATTTGAAAGAGAGCGCCAAGAACTGGCCGCTATTGCATTAACAACAGACAGCTCGATTTTGACTGCCGTTGGAAATGATTACAGCTATGACGAGGTGTTCAGTAAACAAGTTCGTGGCCTTGGAAAAAAAGGCGACATCCTGTTAGGAATTTCTACCTCAGGAAATTCGAAGAACGTTATTAGGGCAATTGAAGCAGCGAAAAAGATGGGCATCAAAATCATCGCGTTGACTGGTAATGGCGGCGGCAAGATTGCGCAACTGTTGGATAAGGATGACGTTCATTTGTGCGCCCCATCAACTCGTACTGCTCGTATTCAAGAAACACATTTGGTTTTACTTCACGCGCTTTGTGATGGTGTTGACCACATCTTGTTGGATTAA
- a CDS encoding c-type cytochrome: MMICFWRHARSIFVVAIFFFGIALAHADEVDSKAYALAKQNACLGCHATNKKIVGPSFQSVAQKYQNQSDAQSFLKNKIAKGGAGSWGVVPMPANSKLSDADLSLLARWVLRGAPIGN; the protein is encoded by the coding sequence ATGATGATTTGTTTTTGGCGACATGCAAGAAGTATTTTTGTAGTCGCCATTTTCTTTTTTGGTATCGCACTCGCTCATGCTGATGAAGTTGATAGCAAGGCCTATGCGCTCGCAAAGCAAAACGCATGTTTAGGTTGTCATGCAACGAACAAAAAGATCGTTGGACCCAGTTTTCAATCTGTTGCGCAGAAATATCAGAATCAATCTGACGCACAAAGTTTTTTAAAAAACAAAATTGCTAAAGGCGGTGCAGGTTCTTGGGGTGTTGTACCCATGCCTGCGAATAGCAAATTAAGTGACGCAGATTTATCTTTATTGGCGCGCTGGGTATTGCGTGGCGCCCCAATCGGTAATTAA
- the gcvH gene encoding glycine cleavage system protein GcvH: MNTQDTFKFAETHEWADLEGDGLVWVGISNHAQEALGDVMFFQAPKLGQQVKQGEAIAVIESVKAASDIHAPVSGEIIALNEEVDASPEIVNEKPYGVWLFKIKPSSEENLAAELNQLLSPESYQSGPGA; this comes from the coding sequence ATGAACACTCAAGATACTTTTAAATTTGCTGAAACCCATGAATGGGCCGACCTTGAAGGTGATGGCTTAGTGTGGGTTGGCATTAGCAACCATGCACAAGAGGCGCTTGGTGATGTGATGTTTTTTCAGGCGCCTAAGCTTGGTCAACAAGTAAAGCAAGGCGAAGCCATCGCCGTCATTGAATCAGTAAAGGCTGCAAGTGATATTCATGCGCCTGTAAGTGGTGAAATTATTGCGCTCAATGAAGAGGTGGATGCCTCTCCTGAGATTGTGAATGAGAAGCCTTATGGTGTATGGCTATTCAAAATCAAACCTAGCTCTGAAGAAAATCTTGCTGCTGAATTAAATCAACTCCTAAGCCCAGAAAGCTATCAGTCGGGCCCTGGCGCGTAG
- the priA gene encoding primosomal protein N': MLTPIVVQVVVDKPLAQGFDYLWDKDMLGAVPELGTIVEVPFGRSYLIGMVVKVSTHSDYEIEKLKSVTRVAPLPPLDQAVLRLMNFASQYYIHALGETIIPTIPAMWKKPDDWEKIPKKLATDAEKKKNKSLQGSSEGFIDEGNLNEGQKLALEKLRTCPADAFKAILLQGQTGSGKTAVFLNWLSGILEDANAQVLLLVPEINLTPQLERRVRAYFPDKKMVVLHSGVSEKVRGIAWHDALTGKAQIILGTRLAALTPLPNLRAIVVDEENDPSYKQQDGIRYSARDLAIWRAHDLKIPILLASATPSLETWMAAKAGRYEYIRLDQRAQGASLPKVHLINTRDPQTQFSPGDSEKPQSKSLITKTLANAVSKSLASKEQSLILINRRGYAPVLSCGACSWLSKCEQCTSYMVLHKAGALGRKSVLSCHHCGLVKAIPNYCPDCGNADMKTLGQGTQKIEDSIEEMWPGARVLRVDTDSSRKSKGAEELFQEIHEGNVDIVVGTQMIAKGHDYQNIGLVAVLDADSRLFSQDFRAAERLFAQLVQVAGRAGRSNKDGEIGGAIYIETQFPEAAVFQFLLRHDVDGFLSFTANERKEAGLPPFAYQALIHAEAKNLDKAIQFLSGLKGYIKARGLINKGLRVYDPVPKPVMRVAGTERAQLLVESDERKDLQEILEAIDHYLRDQSQGRISKEGRIRWLIERDPISI, translated from the coding sequence ATGCTCACTCCAATCGTTGTTCAGGTCGTCGTTGATAAGCCCCTTGCGCAGGGCTTTGACTACTTGTGGGACAAAGATATGCTCGGAGCCGTGCCAGAGCTTGGAACAATAGTAGAGGTGCCTTTTGGGCGTAGCTATCTTATTGGCATGGTAGTAAAAGTAAGCACTCACTCTGATTATGAGATTGAAAAGTTAAAGAGCGTAACGCGGGTTGCCCCCCTTCCCCCATTGGATCAGGCAGTTTTAAGGCTAATGAATTTTGCTAGCCAGTACTACATTCATGCCCTTGGGGAAACTATCATCCCCACTATCCCGGCGATGTGGAAAAAGCCAGACGACTGGGAAAAGATTCCCAAGAAATTGGCAACTGATGCAGAAAAGAAAAAGAATAAGAGCCTGCAGGGATCAAGCGAAGGATTCATAGATGAAGGCAATTTGAACGAAGGGCAAAAACTTGCCTTGGAAAAACTTCGGACATGTCCCGCAGATGCATTTAAAGCAATTCTCCTACAAGGCCAAACTGGCAGTGGAAAGACTGCTGTATTTTTAAATTGGCTCAGTGGAATTTTGGAGGACGCGAATGCGCAAGTGCTGCTTTTAGTACCCGAAATTAATCTCACGCCGCAATTAGAGCGCAGAGTTAGAGCCTATTTTCCAGATAAAAAAATGGTGGTACTTCACAGCGGAGTGAGTGAAAAAGTGAGAGGTATCGCTTGGCATGACGCGTTGACGGGCAAGGCTCAAATTATTTTGGGAACACGTTTGGCAGCATTAACACCTTTGCCCAATCTGCGTGCGATTGTTGTTGATGAAGAAAATGATCCTTCCTATAAACAACAAGATGGTATTCGTTACTCCGCACGAGATCTGGCGATCTGGCGCGCCCACGATTTAAAAATTCCAATCTTGCTTGCTTCAGCAACTCCATCACTTGAAACTTGGATGGCCGCTAAAGCAGGACGCTATGAATATATTCGCCTGGATCAACGCGCACAGGGCGCAAGTTTGCCCAAAGTGCATTTAATTAATACGCGTGATCCACAAACCCAATTTAGTCCAGGCGATAGCGAGAAGCCCCAATCAAAAAGTTTGATTACTAAAACGCTAGCCAATGCGGTCAGCAAGAGTCTTGCCTCCAAAGAACAAAGCTTGATTCTCATTAACCGGCGCGGCTATGCGCCGGTCCTCAGTTGTGGCGCGTGTTCATGGCTTTCAAAGTGTGAGCAATGCACTTCATACATGGTGCTCCATAAGGCAGGTGCATTGGGTCGGAAGTCGGTATTAAGCTGCCATCACTGCGGCTTGGTAAAGGCTATTCCAAATTATTGCCCTGATTGTGGAAATGCGGATATGAAAACCTTGGGGCAAGGCACCCAAAAGATTGAGGACTCTATTGAAGAAATGTGGCCTGGTGCAAGGGTGCTAAGAGTCGACACAGACTCCAGCAGAAAAAGCAAAGGGGCCGAAGAGTTATTTCAGGAGATACATGAGGGTAACGTCGATATCGTTGTTGGAACTCAGATGATTGCAAAGGGCCATGACTATCAAAATATTGGCTTGGTTGCTGTTTTAGACGCGGATAGCAGGTTGTTCTCGCAAGACTTTAGAGCTGCAGAAAGATTATTTGCACAATTGGTCCAAGTTGCAGGGCGTGCTGGACGTTCAAATAAAGACGGTGAAATAGGCGGCGCAATTTATATAGAAACTCAATTTCCAGAGGCGGCTGTTTTCCAGTTTTTACTACGTCACGACGTAGATGGCTTTCTATCGTTTACTGCAAATGAAAGAAAAGAGGCGGGATTGCCGCCTTTTGCCTATCAAGCCCTTATTCATGCCGAAGCAAAAAATCTGGATAAAGCAATTCAGTTTTTGAGTGGACTAAAGGGGTATATTAAGGCCCGAGGCCTTATAAATAAAGGACTTAGAGTCTATGACCCGGTTCCCAAACCAGTCATGCGAGTCGCAGGCACAGAGCGTGCTCAACTATTGGTTGAGTCGGACGAACGCAAGGACTTGCAGGAAATTCTAGAGGCGATAGACCATTATTTGCGTGATCAATCCCAAGGGCGCATTAGTAAAGAGGGTCGCATTCGTTGGCTCATTGAGCGCGACCCTATTTCAATCTAA
- the nusG gene encoding transcription termination/antitermination protein NusG, with the protein MIDSEVAPNPQATGNMRWYVIHAYSGMEKSVKKGLEERIARSGMPEKFGRILVPSEEVVEIKSGAKSVTERRFFPGYVLIEMEMTDESWHLVKNTPKVTGFVGGVRNRPSPISTAEVTKIMDQMQAGVDKPKPKTLFEVGEMVRVKEGPFTDFNGNVEEVNYEKSRLRVSVTIFGRGTPVELEFGQVEKM; encoded by the coding sequence ATGATTGATTCTGAAGTCGCCCCAAATCCACAAGCTACCGGCAATATGCGCTGGTACGTTATTCACGCCTATTCTGGAATGGAAAAGAGCGTTAAAAAAGGCCTTGAAGAGCGTATTGCACGTTCTGGCATGCCTGAAAAATTTGGCCGAATTTTGGTCCCCTCCGAAGAGGTGGTTGAGATCAAATCTGGCGCAAAATCTGTTACTGAGCGTCGTTTTTTCCCAGGATATGTCCTGATTGAGATGGAAATGACCGATGAAAGCTGGCATTTGGTGAAAAATACGCCAAAAGTGACTGGTTTCGTAGGTGGCGTTCGCAACCGTCCAAGCCCGATTTCTACGGCAGAAGTTACCAAAATCATGGATCAGATGCAGGCTGGAGTTGATAAACCTAAGCCTAAGACCCTGTTTGAGGTGGGTGAGATGGTTCGCGTTAAAGAAGGTCCGTTTACAGACTTCAACGGAAACGTTGAAGAAGTGAATTATGAGAAGTCAAGATTGCGCGTTTCTGTTACAATTTTTGGCCGCGGTACCCCAGTTGAGCTGGAGTTCGGCCAAGTAGAAAAGATGTAA
- a CDS encoding fatty acid desaturase — MILIVSTHLNSALSEPSLTNPLPPEAPLPHRKIIRSWLIPMTQGETGRAIMLLAIDAFLWLGCIAGTVFAESILLKIIFGLIAGFVTGRIFILGHDACHQSYTPNRELNKVLGRIAFLPSLTPYSLWDVGHNVVHHGQTNLKGFDFVWAPFSKSEYDALPPWRKALERLYRSGWGPVFYYLIEIWWRREYFPNAQNKPGDRPIFLKDNLLVTAFAIVWIGCLIAGAIATGQSIWIGLLTGFAVPFLFWNGMIGFVVYVHHTHPKVSWYDKKSEWLRAQPFVSTTVHLTFNWIWGKLMHHIMEHTAHHVDMSVPLYRLPEAQQTLETILPERIFVQKFSWGWYFDTARKCKLYDFENKAWLDFDGNKTADSVRVVLSPAPAGQNG, encoded by the coding sequence TTGATTCTTATCGTGTCTACACATCTAAATTCAGCCCTTTCAGAGCCATCCCTGACCAATCCTTTGCCACCTGAGGCACCGTTGCCTCACCGGAAAATTATCCGAAGCTGGCTAATTCCTATGACGCAAGGCGAAACTGGCCGCGCAATCATGCTCTTAGCGATTGATGCCTTTTTATGGCTTGGCTGTATTGCAGGAACTGTATTTGCAGAAAGCATTCTGCTCAAAATTATCTTTGGCCTGATTGCAGGCTTTGTAACTGGTCGCATCTTTATTTTGGGTCATGATGCATGTCACCAAAGCTACACACCCAATCGTGAGCTCAATAAAGTTTTAGGCCGCATCGCATTCTTGCCATCACTCACACCATACAGTTTGTGGGATGTTGGTCACAACGTGGTTCACCATGGCCAAACCAATTTAAAAGGTTTTGATTTCGTTTGGGCGCCATTTTCAAAATCTGAATATGACGCGCTTCCCCCATGGCGTAAGGCTCTAGAGCGCTTATATCGTAGCGGCTGGGGCCCTGTTTTCTACTACCTCATTGAAATTTGGTGGAGGCGCGAGTACTTCCCAAATGCCCAAAACAAACCTGGCGATCGCCCAATCTTCTTAAAAGACAACTTGCTGGTTACTGCATTTGCAATTGTTTGGATTGGCTGCTTAATTGCTGGCGCTATTGCAACTGGTCAATCTATTTGGATTGGACTGCTCACAGGTTTTGCTGTTCCTTTCCTGTTTTGGAACGGCATGATTGGTTTCGTGGTCTACGTCCATCACACCCATCCAAAGGTTTCTTGGTACGACAAGAAATCTGAATGGTTGCGTGCGCAGCCATTTGTGTCAACAACGGTTCATCTGACTTTTAACTGGATTTGGGGCAAATTAATGCACCACATCATGGAGCACACAGCCCACCACGTAGACATGAGCGTGCCGCTGTATCGACTGCCAGAAGCCCAACAGACCCTGGAAACCATCCTTCCAGAGCGTATTTTTGTGCAAAAGTTCTCTTGGGGCTGGTATTTCGATACTGCCCGCAAGTGCAAGCTTTATGACTTCGAAAACAAGGCTTGGCTCGATTTTGATGGCAATAAGACAGCAGATTCAGTACGAGTTGTGCTGAGCCCAGCTCCAGCGGGACAAAACGGGTAA
- the tuf gene encoding elongation factor Tu gives MAKEKFERTKPHVNVGTIGHVDHGKTTLTAAIATVLSKAFGGEAKAYDQIDAAPEEKARGITINTAHVEYETANRHYAHVDCPGHADYVKNMITGAAQMDGAILVCSAADGPMPQTREHILLARQVGVPYIVVFLNKCDMVDDAELLELVEMEVRELLSKYNFPGDDTPIIQGSAKLALEGDEGKLGKEAIMKLAEALDTYIPTPERAVDGAFLMPVEDVFSISGRGTVVTGRIERGIVKVGEEIEIIGIKPTLKTTCTGVEMFRKLLDQGQAGDNVGILLRGTKREEVERGQVLAKPGSITPHTHFTAEVYILGKDEGGRHTPFFNNYRPQFYFRTTDVTGSIELPKDKEMVMPGDNVTITVKLIAPIAMEEGLRFAIREGGRTVGAGVVAKILA, from the coding sequence ATGGCAAAAGAAAAGTTCGAGCGGACAAAACCGCACGTAAACGTAGGCACCATCGGTCACGTTGACCACGGTAAAACCACATTGACAGCAGCAATCGCAACCGTGCTTTCTAAAGCATTCGGTGGCGAAGCAAAAGCATACGATCAGATCGATGCTGCTCCTGAAGAAAAAGCACGTGGTATTACGATTAACACAGCACACGTTGAGTACGAGACAGCTAACCGTCACTACGCTCACGTTGACTGCCCAGGACATGCTGACTACGTTAAGAACATGATTACTGGTGCTGCTCAGATGGACGGCGCAATCTTAGTTTGCTCTGCTGCTGACGGCCCAATGCCACAAACTCGTGAGCACATCCTCTTGGCACGCCAAGTTGGTGTTCCTTACATCGTAGTTTTCCTCAACAAGTGCGACATGGTTGATGACGCTGAATTGCTCGAGTTAGTTGAAATGGAAGTTCGTGAGCTTCTATCTAAGTACAACTTCCCTGGCGATGACACACCAATCATCCAAGGTTCTGCTAAGTTAGCCCTTGAAGGCGACGAAGGCAAATTGGGTAAAGAAGCCATCATGAAATTGGCTGAAGCACTCGATACATATATCCCAACTCCAGAGCGTGCTGTTGACGGCGCGTTCTTGATGCCAGTAGAAGACGTGTTCTCTATCTCCGGTCGCGGTACTGTTGTAACAGGCCGTATCGAGCGCGGTATCGTTAAGGTTGGTGAAGAGATCGAAATCATCGGTATCAAACCAACACTCAAGACAACTTGTACTGGTGTTGAAATGTTCCGCAAATTGCTCGACCAAGGTCAAGCAGGCGATAACGTTGGTATCTTGTTACGCGGTACAAAACGTGAAGAAGTTGAGCGCGGCCAAGTATTGGCTAAGCCAGGTTCAATCACCCCACATACTCACTTTACAGCCGAGGTTTACATCTTGGGTAAAGATGAAGGTGGCCGTCATACTCCATTCTTTAACAACTATCGTCCACAGTTCTACTTCCGTACAACGGACGTAACTGGTTCAATCGAGTTGCCAAAAGACAAAGAAATGGTTATGCCTGGTGATAACGTAACTATTACCGTAAAACTCATCGCTCCTATCGCGATGGAAGAAGGTTTACGTTTTGCGATCCGTGAAGGTGGCCGTACTGTTGGCGCCGGCGTGGTTGCAAAGATTTTGGCTTAA
- a CDS encoding cytochrome c5 family protein, with protein MSEEHGNLIKSPKQLIIMVFASFFVPLIIILLLMVFVNNGKRGDSTTTTEQLIKPVAQLNFKDASAPKELQTGEQVYKAVCSSCHASGAAGAPKFGDAGAWAPRLGKGYDGLLTSVLKGKGAMPARGGASPADVSDYELGRAVVYMANGAGGKLPEPKAPAAAK; from the coding sequence ATGAGCGAAGAGCACGGAAATCTAATTAAGTCCCCAAAACAACTCATCATCATGGTGTTTGCAAGCTTCTTTGTGCCACTCATCATTATTTTGTTGTTAATGGTGTTTGTTAACAATGGCAAGCGTGGCGATTCAACTACTACGACCGAGCAATTGATTAAGCCAGTAGCCCAGTTAAATTTCAAAGATGCTAGCGCACCAAAAGAGTTGCAGACAGGTGAGCAAGTTTATAAGGCGGTTTGTTCTTCATGCCACGCTTCTGGTGCGGCAGGCGCTCCGAAATTTGGTGATGCAGGCGCATGGGCTCCACGCTTGGGCAAAGGTTACGATGGATTGCTGACATCCGTACTCAAAGGAAAAGGCGCAATGCCAGCGCGTGGCGGTGCAAGCCCTGCCGATGTGAGCGATTATGAGTTAGGTCGTGCAGTGGTTTATATGGCAAATGGCGCGGGTGGAAAACTGCCAGAGCCTAAAGCTCCTGCCGCAGCGAAATAA
- the rsmI gene encoding 16S rRNA (cytidine(1402)-2'-O)-methyltransferase: MEIGSLDFLKQQDLPAGALYMVATPIGNLGDITLRGLHILDAVDGIACEDTRHSVALLQQFGLHKKCVALHEHNELEGAQAVIQRLANNERWAYISDAGTPGVSDPGARLVNAVQKAGFRVIPIPGASAVSCAISASGSVMLDSDGRFQFLGFWPNKSKECDAILQDISSSKKTSVFFESPHHIRDTLLSLGSTLEPTRTVLVCRELTKKFEQLVSLQASEIAAWLDNAESLKGEFVIVVAGRPASSDEAPEHASLLLWANALSPFLGSKEIATVLSQTLGLSKKEAYQIALDAKSSDDKK, from the coding sequence ATGGAAATAGGCTCATTAGATTTTTTAAAGCAGCAAGATTTGCCGGCTGGAGCCCTATATATGGTGGCTACACCGATTGGCAACCTGGGTGATATAACTCTTCGCGGCCTTCATATTCTTGACGCAGTAGATGGTATAGCCTGCGAAGACACGCGTCATAGCGTGGCACTATTGCAGCAATTTGGCCTACATAAAAAATGTGTAGCCCTGCACGAACACAATGAACTAGAGGGCGCTCAGGCGGTCATACAACGACTTGCCAATAATGAGCGCTGGGCATACATTTCCGATGCAGGAACCCCTGGCGTTTCAGACCCAGGAGCCCGCCTGGTTAATGCGGTGCAAAAAGCGGGTTTTAGAGTTATTCCGATTCCCGGGGCAAGCGCTGTGTCATGCGCCATCTCCGCGTCAGGATCTGTGATGTTAGATTCGGATGGGCGCTTTCAATTCTTAGGGTTTTGGCCCAACAAAAGCAAAGAGTGCGATGCCATTCTTCAAGATATTTCGAGCAGCAAAAAAACGAGCGTCTTTTTTGAATCTCCTCATCACATTCGCGACACTCTACTATCGCTGGGCTCAACACTAGAACCCACGCGTACAGTATTAGTGTGTCGTGAGTTAACCAAAAAATTTGAGCAATTGGTTTCACTCCAAGCATCTGAAATTGCCGCTTGGCTAGATAATGCAGAAAGCCTTAAAGGTGAATTCGTGATTGTTGTTGCTGGCCGCCCAGCCAGCAGTGACGAGGCTCCCGAACATGCCTCACTTCTATTGTGGGCAAATGCCTTGAGCCCCTTTCTTGGCAGCAAAGAAATTGCTACAGTTCTTTCGCAGACACTGGGTCTTTCCAAAAAAGAAGCGTATCAAATTGCCTTAGATGCAAAAAGTTCTGACGACAAGAAATAA
- a CDS encoding BON domain-containing protein, which translates to MQISSLIKLIVAVVIASQLTACGVLAVGGVAATATVATDRRTPAVQAIDKGIELEAENALAKRFGDNAHINVTSFNQKVLLTGEVKDADIKGEADAYLKSMKNARTVFNELIVGPNSSYTSRANDSYLESKIKTQMLFTEKLPSNSMAIIAEGTSVYLMGILTQGEADMAKKIASNTNGVKDVYAYFDIISEAEKNRLEKQGKADESQPSSPPKFQ; encoded by the coding sequence ATGCAAATTTCTTCACTCATTAAGTTAATTGTTGCTGTAGTTATTGCTTCGCAACTCACCGCTTGTGGTGTGCTTGCTGTTGGTGGTGTTGCTGCAACCGCCACTGTTGCTACCGATCGTCGCACCCCAGCCGTACAGGCCATTGACAAGGGAATCGAGCTTGAGGCTGAGAATGCTTTAGCAAAACGCTTTGGCGATAACGCACACATTAATGTCACCTCATTTAATCAAAAGGTTTTGCTGACGGGTGAAGTAAAGGATGCTGATATCAAAGGAGAGGCAGACGCATACTTGAAGTCAATGAAGAATGCGCGCACAGTATTTAATGAATTAATAGTTGGACCTAACAGTAGTTACACGTCACGCGCCAATGATTCTTATCTAGAGTCAAAGATTAAAACGCAAATGCTATTTACAGAAAAATTACCATCCAACTCAATGGCAATTATTGCTGAGGGAACTAGCGTTTATTTGATGGGCATCTTGACGCAAGGCGAAGCTGATATGGCGAAGAAAATTGCGAGCAACACCAATGGCGTAAAAGATGTTTATGCATACTTTGACATCATTTCTGAGGCAGAAAAAAATCGTCTAGAAAAACAAGGCAAGGCAGATGAATCACAGCCAAGCTCCCCGCCAAAATTTCAGTAA